A DNA window from uncultured Methanoregula sp. contains the following coding sequences:
- a CDS encoding PPC domain-containing DNA-binding protein: MQYTEGQLGRVFMVRIDDGEDMLESLHRFIRDKGIHAGSILFLGALMNGRMVTGPEEPVIPPVPHFVLFEGGWEVFGLGTIYTGESGPHIHYHASVGRSGHALTGCLREEAVTYLIVEAIVMEFTGLSARREFDQKTQLHLPVLGKGPQVTEKREEERAASPKAASPKPEKKEETSELPGGLADIIRDLTRRPSS; encoded by the coding sequence ATGCAGTACACGGAAGGGCAGCTTGGGCGGGTCTTCATGGTGAGGATCGATGACGGGGAGGATATGCTTGAGTCCCTGCATCGCTTCATCCGGGATAAAGGCATCCACGCAGGATCTATCCTTTTCTTGGGCGCGCTGATGAACGGGAGGATGGTGACCGGTCCCGAGGAGCCCGTCATTCCCCCGGTTCCCCATTTTGTCCTGTTTGAAGGTGGCTGGGAAGTGTTTGGTCTGGGGACGATATATACCGGTGAAAGCGGCCCGCATATCCATTATCACGCGTCGGTTGGCCGGTCCGGTCATGCCCTCACCGGATGCCTCCGGGAGGAAGCCGTGACTTACCTTATCGTTGAAGCAATAGTAATGGAGTTTACCGGCCTCTCCGCCCGTCGGGAATTTGACCAGAAGACCCAGCTCCATCTCCCGGTACTGGGCAAAGGACCCCAGGTCACCGAAAAACGCGAGGAAGAGCGGGCTGCCAGCCCGAAAGCAGCTTCCCCCAAACCCGAGAAGAAAGAAGAGACAAGCGAACTGCCGGGCGGACTTGCCGATATCATCCGCGATCTCACGAGGCGCCCCTCATCGTGA